The following proteins are encoded in a genomic region of Deltaproteobacteria bacterium:
- the tolB gene encoding Tol-Pal system beta propeller repeat protein TolB, which produces MRQRFWLVFFLLFGAVAEARIYIMVDQPLEKKFPIAVPDLINTGSRDPEEWAETLPEIIRKDLQIAGLFEVMNPDSFPRQDEKNFTAETVRFAAWNLIGTQALIKGAFSYKKDVISVEMRLFDPALGKQLVGHRYTAKLNEAGVVAHHFVDEVMEVLTGVRGPFSSRIAFASVVGKNKEIFVTDVDGGNLRQITASKTISISPSWDPSGTRLVYSGYVNGFPELHVIPASGGRPQKITNNKSVTLTPAWAPNGRGIAAATAMGDEIDLHLYNLQGGKIRLLTSAFGIDINPSWSPDGRQLVFASEREGRLHIFTADADGGDIHRLTFVGHHNDNPDWSPKGDKIVFQGRDEGVFDLFIMNTDGSMIQRLTSDSGNNESPSWAPNGHYIAFSSTRTGRSQIMVMMADGGNQVSILPKGNGIHPDWSNWIAK; this is translated from the coding sequence GTGAGGCAACGATTCTGGCTCGTTTTTTTCCTGCTCTTCGGAGCGGTGGCGGAGGCCCGCATTTACATCATGGTCGATCAGCCTCTGGAAAAAAAGTTCCCGATTGCGGTCCCGGACCTGATCAACACCGGTTCCCGTGATCCCGAGGAATGGGCCGAGACCTTGCCGGAGATTATTCGGAAAGACCTGCAAATCGCCGGTCTCTTCGAGGTGATGAATCCCGATTCCTTTCCCCGTCAGGATGAAAAGAATTTTACCGCGGAGACAGTCCGGTTTGCCGCCTGGAACCTGATCGGCACGCAGGCGCTCATCAAGGGGGCCTTTTCCTACAAAAAAGATGTCATCTCGGTGGAGATGCGCCTCTTCGACCCGGCCCTCGGGAAACAACTGGTCGGCCATCGGTACACCGCCAAGCTGAATGAGGCGGGTGTTGTCGCCCACCACTTTGTGGATGAGGTGATGGAGGTCTTGACGGGCGTTCGGGGGCCGTTTTCCAGCCGGATCGCCTTTGCGAGCGTCGTCGGCAAGAACAAGGAGATCTTTGTCACCGATGTGGATGGCGGCAATCTCCGTCAAATCACCGCCTCCAAGACGATCAGCATCTCCCCCTCGTGGGACCCTTCCGGGACACGGCTGGTTTATTCGGGCTACGTCAACGGTTTTCCGGAACTCCACGTCATTCCTGCCAGCGGCGGGAGACCGCAGAAGATCACCAACAACAAAAGTGTCACCCTCACCCCGGCCTGGGCGCCAAACGGCAGGGGGATTGCCGCCGCCACGGCGATGGGGGACGAGATTGACCTCCATCTCTACAACCTTCAGGGGGGGAAGATCCGTTTACTCACCAGCGCCTTCGGGATTGACATCAACCCCTCCTGGTCGCCCGATGGCCGTCAACTGGTCTTTGCCTCGGAGCGGGAGGGGCGTCTCCATATTTTTACGGCGGATGCCGATGGCGGGGATATCCACCGCCTGACCTTTGTCGGTCATCACAACGACAACCCGGACTGGTCCCCCAAGGGAGACAAGATCGTGTTTCAGGGGCGGGATGAAGGGGTCTTTGATCTCTTCATCATGAACACCGATGGCTCGATGATCCAACGGCTGACCTCCGATTCCGGCAACAACGAAAGCCCCTCTTGGGCCCCGAATGGACACTACATCGCCTTCAGTTCGACCCGGACCGGCCGTTCGCAGATC
- a CDS encoding cell envelope integrity protein TolA encodes MLSTTPFFQSFRRPLFQDKVTWINLPLGPTDKLEPGFVKARDLPKSTIQEQKKILSVPPTVTLPEKTFKTLPEKDKKPAVKKEVPLSPAAQKQKEQDELMKKALARIGEEVKKNKVIQPEVGQIPAGKAGGVPFGSPGAVYVSRNDPEYLLYQAKIREKIMSQWLVPLTLQGLDLSCQLVVHINEKGEVLQTEWERKSGSEALDLSVLRAVERASPLDIPPDRLKPEAINEGFLVEFNTRQKGSM; translated from the coding sequence GTGTTGAGCACGACCCCATTTTTTCAGTCGTTTCGCCGGCCGCTCTTTCAGGACAAGGTGACCTGGATCAATCTCCCTCTAGGACCCACCGATAAACTGGAACCCGGTTTCGTCAAAGCGAGGGACCTCCCGAAGAGCACCATCCAGGAACAAAAAAAGATTCTCTCCGTCCCGCCAACCGTCACCCTGCCGGAAAAGACCTTCAAGACACTGCCGGAGAAGGACAAAAAACCTGCTGTCAAAAAGGAAGTCCCGCTCTCTCCCGCCGCCCAGAAACAAAAAGAGCAGGATGAGTTGATGAAAAAGGCGTTGGCCCGAATCGGCGAGGAGGTTAAAAAGAACAAGGTGATCCAGCCGGAGGTGGGGCAGATCCCGGCCGGAAAGGCCGGCGGGGTCCCGTTTGGCTCGCCGGGAGCCGTTTATGTCTCCCGAAATGATCCAGAATACCTCCTTTATCAGGCCAAGATCCGGGAGAAGATCATGAGCCAGTGGCTTGTTCCCCTTACCCTTCAGGGGCTCGACCTCTCCTGCCAGCTGGTCGTCCATATCAACGAAAAGGGAGAGGTCCTGCAAACCGAATGGGAGAGAAAATCAGGGAGCGAGGCGCTGGATCTCTCCGTCTTGAGGGCGGTCGAACGGGCCTCCCCGCTCGATATCCCGCCGGATCGTCTGAAACCGGAGGCGATCAACGAGGGGTTTCTGGTAGAATTTAACACACGACAGAAAGGATCAATGTGA
- the tolR gene encoding protein TolR, whose amino-acid sequence MTPGHHKEDGHYLSEINVTPLVDVFLVLLIIFMVTAPLLQQGLDVDLPQAGAPALERSEADIILTINKQGQIFLQDDKKPYTLSDLEGKLVSVYAQREKKEIYLRADKEVSYGYVVSTISLLKKVGIGRVGMITQEKTGKET is encoded by the coding sequence ATGACCCCGGGGCATCACAAGGAAGACGGCCACTATCTTTCCGAAATCAACGTCACCCCTCTCGTGGATGTCTTTCTGGTCCTCCTGATCATCTTCATGGTCACCGCCCCACTCCTGCAACAGGGTCTGGATGTCGATCTCCCACAGGCGGGTGCCCCGGCCCTGGAAAGGAGCGAGGCCGATATTATCCTGACCATCAACAAACAGGGACAGATCTTTCTCCAGGATGACAAAAAGCCGTACACCCTTTCCGACCTCGAAGGCAAATTGGTGTCCGTCTACGCCCAGCGCGAGAAAAAGGAGATCTACCTGAGGGCGGATAAAGAGGTCTCCTATGGGTACGTCGTTTCGACGATCAGTCTCCTGAAAAAGGTCGGGATCGGTCGTGTCGGGATGATTACCCAGGAAAAAACGGGGAAGGAAACCTAA
- a CDS encoding MotA/TolQ/ExbB proton channel family protein has translation MTSQAFAATSSSLGENGHLLQILWGADPVVKLTFMILVGFSIGCWAIIFYKSKEMKRWQLGSLRFAELFWRTTNLEELIKRGGDDNPLSNIFRRGVSDLFRRKGDSSKESGTATAEIIRRKVERATEDEVERIERYLPFLATTGSFTPFIGLFGTVWGILTAFWKIGRAGSSSLAVVGPYLAEALIATAMGLAAAIPAAIFYNYFVRKTRTYIRQVENFSEDLLYRVEKEYFR, from the coding sequence ATGACTTCTCAGGCGTTTGCGGCAACAAGCAGTTCTCTCGGTGAAAACGGGCATCTCCTCCAGATCCTCTGGGGTGCCGACCCTGTCGTGAAACTGACATTCATGATCCTGGTCGGTTTTTCGATCGGTTGTTGGGCTATTATTTTCTACAAATCCAAGGAGATGAAACGGTGGCAGTTGGGTTCCCTCCGTTTTGCCGAACTCTTCTGGCGAACCACCAACCTGGAGGAGTTGATCAAGCGCGGAGGGGATGACAACCCGCTTTCCAATATCTTCCGGAGGGGTGTCTCCGATCTCTTTCGCCGCAAGGGTGATTCATCCAAGGAATCCGGAACGGCCACGGCAGAAATAATCCGGCGGAAGGTGGAACGGGCCACCGAAGATGAAGTGGAACGGATCGAACGCTACCTCCCGTTTCTGGCCACCACCGGCAGTTTTACCCCTTTTATCGGTCTCTTCGGCACCGTCTGGGGGATTTTGACCGCCTTCTGGAAGATCGGCCGGGCCGGCTCTTCGTCGCTCGCCGTCGTTGGACCCTATCTCGCAGAGGCGCTGATCGCCACAGCGATGGGGTTGGCCGCCGCCATCCCGGCCGCCATTTTTTACAACTACTTCGTCCGCAAGACACGAACCTACATCCGTCAGGTGGAAAACTTCTCGGAAGATCTCCTCTACCGTGTCGAAAAGGAATATTTTCGATGA
- a CDS encoding phasin family protein, whose product MPPAQEVFMLKEVLEDALERGEKLKRDIVGEVLKSAVFSDLVSSRRFIDAVTKIIHTKDEVGRFIRHNVQDVLKVMSIPSKQDLDSCEKRIHKLERELDHVGRRMMKRGKGSRKGRSR is encoded by the coding sequence ATGCCCCCCGCACAGGAGGTCTTCATGCTCAAAGAGGTTTTGGAGGATGCCCTGGAAAGGGGTGAGAAGTTAAAAAGGGATATCGTTGGTGAGGTTCTCAAGTCAGCGGTCTTTTCTGATCTGGTGAGCAGCCGTCGATTCATTGATGCGGTGACCAAGATCATCCATACCAAGGATGAGGTCGGTCGTTTCATCCGTCACAATGTCCAGGATGTCTTGAAGGTGATGAGCATCCCTTCCAAACAGGATCTCGATTCCTGTGAAAAGCGGATCCATAAATTGGAAAGGGAGCTGGATCATGTGGGACGCCGGATGATGAAGCGCGGAAAAGGTTCAAGGAAAGGTCGTTCGCGATAG
- a CDS encoding glutamate racemase, with the protein METPIGIFDSGIGGLTVSREVARLLPREDLLYLGDTARVPYGAKSPETVTRYSLENVRFLAGKGAKVIVVACNTASAFALPTLREKFSVPLLGVIEPGVRGALARTRNGKVGVIGTEGTIRSQAYATLLKKFNLKVEVYSVACPLFVPLVEEGWLSGEESGKVAARYLNPLKATGIDTLILGCTHYPLLKGVIRELLGPSVALIDSAEETAKELARLLKTKNLLSQEDRTGKQSFFVTDSPERFARVGSLFLDQNLEGVERVSVESHQ; encoded by the coding sequence ATAGAAACCCCCATCGGCATTTTTGATTCCGGGATCGGAGGATTGACCGTCAGCCGCGAGGTGGCCCGTCTCCTTCCGAGGGAGGATCTCCTCTACTTGGGCGACACCGCCCGTGTTCCGTACGGCGCCAAATCCCCAGAGACCGTTACTCGTTACAGCCTGGAGAATGTCCGGTTCTTGGCCGGCAAAGGGGCCAAGGTGATTGTGGTCGCCTGCAATACCGCCTCGGCTTTTGCCCTTCCGACCTTGCGCGAAAAATTTTCCGTCCCTTTGCTTGGTGTGATCGAACCGGGCGTTCGCGGCGCGCTGGCGCGGACACGCAACGGAAAGGTAGGGGTGATCGGGACCGAAGGGACGATCCGGAGCCAGGCGTATGCCACCCTTCTCAAAAAATTCAATCTCAAGGTGGAGGTCTATAGTGTCGCCTGCCCCCTCTTTGTCCCCTTGGTCGAGGAGGGGTGGCTTTCCGGGGAGGAGAGTGGCAAGGTCGCCGCACGATACCTCAATCCCCTGAAGGCGACCGGCATCGATACCCTCATCCTGGGGTGCACCCATTACCCGCTCTTGAAGGGGGTGATTCGTGAACTGTTGGGACCATCGGTGGCGCTCATCGATTCTGCGGAAGAAACGGCCAAGGAGCTGGCCCGCCTTCTGAAAACCAAAAATCTTCTCAGTCAGGAAGATCGCACAGGGAAACAGTCTTTTTTTGTCACCGATTCGCCGGAGCGGTTCGCCCGGGTCGGGTCGCTCTTTCTGGACCAAAATCTGGAAGGGGTGGAACGGGTCAGCGTCGAATCACATCAGTAG